In a genomic window of Arvicanthis niloticus isolate mArvNil1 chromosome 8, mArvNil1.pat.X, whole genome shotgun sequence:
- the LOC143433733 gene encoding uncharacterized protein LOC143433733, protein MENFLALMNSISDSWMSPSSMDIATDMSIAIMCGVGLFFLLLPFLKEYPVSPPPESERDILKDVKRGQKKTGKKTAAGEGYRDGGNTMEETKTPSQPKKKVTKQLFEDSTQQPFWNPSQKLDHLPLSQLLSHLKVLEYFIAQI, encoded by the exons ATGGAGAATTTTCTCGCTCTGATGAACAGCATTAGTGACTCATGGATGAGCCCCAGCTCCATGGACATAGCAACGGACATGAGCATTGCAATTATGTGTGGAGTGGGGCTCTTTTTCCTACTACTCCCCTTCCTGAAGGAGTACCCAGTGTCACCACCACCTGAGAGTGAAAGGGACATCCTAAAG GATGTGAAGAGGGGGCAGAAGAAGACCGGGAAGAAAACTGCAGCTGGAGAAG GTTATAGAGATGGAGGAAACACTATGGAAGAGACCAAGACTCCATCACAACctaagaaaaa GGTCACCAAGCAACTTTTCGAGGACTCCACACAACAACCCTTTTGGAACCCTAGTCAGAAATTGGATCAccttcctctttctcaactgttGTCTCACCTCAAGGTCCTGGAGTACTTTATTGCACAAATTTAG